The genomic interval CATGGCGCGGGCGCAGAGCCCGGACAGCGCCAACTCGCAGTTCTTCATCATGTTCGCCGCCGCGCCCTGGCTGACCCGGAACTACACGGTGTGGGGCGAAGTGGTCGACGGCATGGAGTTCATCGACATGATCGCCAAGGGCGAGCCGCCGGCGAACCCGGACAGGATCCTCAAGATGCAGGTCGCCGCCGACGCCGGCTGACGGCCCTTTCGCAAGGACGGGCTCAGGCCCGCAGGCAAGACAGAAGTGGAGAGACAAGTGGCTGACGACAACAACGGCGAAAACACGCTGCTGATGGAAACGACGCAGGGTCCGGTGGTGATCGAGATGCGTCCCGACCTGGCCCCCAACCATGTCGCACGGATCAAGGAACTGGTGCGCGACGGCTTCTACGACGGCATTGTCTTCCACCGCGTGATCGACGGCTTCATGGCCCAGACCGGCTGCCCGCACGGTACGGGCACCGGCGGCTCGGGCAAGAAGCTGCGCGCCGAGTTCACCCAGGAGAAGCACAAGCGCGGCACCTGCTCGATGGCGCGCGCCATGGACCCGAACTCGGGCGACAGCCAGTTCTTTATCTGCTTCGCCGACGCGCCCTGGCTCGACGGCCAGTACACGGTCTGGGGTGAGGTGATCGAGGGCATGGACAACGTCGACAAGATCAAGCGCGGCGAGCCGGTGCGCGATCCGGACAAGATCTTGTCGGTGAAGGTCGCGGCAGACGCCTGACATGACCGGTGCACCGGCAATCCGGCATCCGGTGCTGAGAGTTGCGAGGGCAGCAAGGAACCTTGCTGCCCTCGAACATTTCTACTGCGAGGCTGCGGGGCTTTCCGTTCTGTCCCGGTTTGCCGGGAATGCGGGGTACAGCGGTCTGATTGCAGGCGCCAGCCATGCCCCCTGGCACCTTGCCTTGTTCGTGCGTGACGGACTGACGGTGCCGCGCTGCACGGACCGTGAAAGCCTGCTCGTGCTGTATCTTCCTGAACGGGCCGTTTGGCGCGCCAGCGTTGACCGGATGCGGGCAAGCGGCTATCAGCCAGTGCCGTCGGAAAATCCCTACTGGGCCGAAGCGGGCATGACATTCGAGGACCCCGACGGGCACCGGCTGGTGTTCCAGAACCGCAGCTGGAACCTCTGACCGTCACGCCGCATCCCCTGGACAGGCATTCGTATCCCAGGATCCCGCACCCATGCGCGTTGACGTTTTCGACTTCGATCTGCCGCCCGAGCGGATCGCGCTGCGCCCGGCGCGGCCGCGCGATGCCGCGCGTCTGCTGGTCGTGCGACCCGGCCAGAGCCCTGAACTCGCCGACTGCGGCGTGCGCGACCTAGCCCGCGAACTGGAGCCCGGTGACGCGCTGGTGTTCAACGACACGCGCGTGATCCCGGCCCAGTTGGAGGGCACGCGCACGCGCGGCGAGGCGGTCGCCGGGATCGGCGCGACGCTGCATCTGCGCGCCGGCGCCGACCGCTGGTGGGCCTTCGTGCGGCCGGCCAAGAAGCTTGCCGTCGGCGACCGGGTACGCTTCGGCGGCGAGGGCAGGGCGTGCCTGCTCGGCACGCTCGACGCCACCGTCGCCGACAAGCGCGACAGCGGCGAGGTGCTCCTGGCCTTCGACCTCGCCGGCCCCGACCTCGACCAGGCGATCGCCGCCGTGGGCCACATTCCGCTGCCGCCCTATATCGCGGCTCGGCGCGGCGAGGACGAGCAGGATCGCTCCGACTACCAGACTATGTTCGCCGACAAGGACGGCGCCGTCGCCGCACCGACTGCCGGCCTGCATTTCACGCCCGCGCTGATCGAGGCGCTGGACGCGCGCGGCATCGAGCGCCACACCGTGACGCTGCATGTCGGCGCCGGCACCTTCCTGCCGGTCAAGGCTGAGGACACCGCCGACCACCGAATGCATGCGGAATGGGGCAAGGTGAGTGCCGCGACGGCGGCTGCGCTCAAGGCGGTGCGCGCGCGCGGCAACCGGGTCGTGGCCGTCGGCACCACGTCGCTGCGCATCCTGGAAAGCGCGGCGCAGGGCGCAGACGGGCTGACGGCCTTTTCCGGCGAGACCTCGATCTTCATCACGCCCGGCTACCGGTTTCGCGCCGTGGATGTCCTGATGACCAATTTTCACCTGCCGCGCTCGACCCTGTTCATGCTCGTTTCCGCCTTTTCCGGCTTGCAGACGATGCGCCGCGCCTATGCCCACGCGATCGCGAGCGGCTACCGGTTCTAC from Polymorphum gilvum SL003B-26A1 carries:
- a CDS encoding peptidylprolyl isomerase, whose protein sequence is MADDNNGENTLLMETTQGPVVIEMRPDLAPNHVARIKELVRDGFYDGIVFHRVIDGFMAQTGCPHGTGTGGSGKKLRAEFTQEKHKRGTCSMARAMDPNSGDSQFFICFADAPWLDGQYTVWGEVIEGMDNVDKIKRGEPVRDPDKILSVKVAADA
- a CDS encoding VOC family protein codes for the protein MTGAPAIRHPVLRVARAARNLAALEHFYCEAAGLSVLSRFAGNAGYSGLIAGASHAPWHLALFVRDGLTVPRCTDRESLLVLYLPERAVWRASVDRMRASGYQPVPSENPYWAEAGMTFEDPDGHRLVFQNRSWNL
- the queA gene encoding tRNA preQ1(34) S-adenosylmethionine ribosyltransferase-isomerase QueA — protein: MRVDVFDFDLPPERIALRPARPRDAARLLVVRPGQSPELADCGVRDLARELEPGDALVFNDTRVIPAQLEGTRTRGEAVAGIGATLHLRAGADRWWAFVRPAKKLAVGDRVRFGGEGRACLLGTLDATVADKRDSGEVLLAFDLAGPDLDQAIAAVGHIPLPPYIAARRGEDEQDRSDYQTMFADKDGAVAAPTAGLHFTPALIEALDARGIERHTVTLHVGAGTFLPVKAEDTADHRMHAEWGKVSAATAAALKAVRARGNRVVAVGTTSLRILESAAQGADGLTAFSGETSIFITPGYRFRAVDVLMTNFHLPRSTLFMLVSAFSGLQTMRRAYAHAIASGYRFYSYGDACLLFPAPQPDPDA